The following coding sequences lie in one Microcoleus sp. FACHB-672 genomic window:
- the rsfS gene encoding ribosome silencing factor gives MSDYSKVDLVNTGTLNSDTSRAIAMTAAQGADDRKAGDIVLLGVAEVSYLADYFVMATGFSRVQVRAISQSVQDKIEIEWQRLPLRVEGQAEGSWVLLDYGEVIVHVLMAKEREFYNLEAFWGHAERIEFSAAGPGRE, from the coding sequence ATGTCAGATTATTCCAAAGTCGATTTAGTCAACACCGGCACGCTCAACTCAGATACCAGTCGAGCCATTGCCATGACGGCTGCCCAGGGGGCGGATGACCGCAAAGCTGGGGATATTGTTTTGCTGGGAGTGGCAGAAGTGTCTTACCTAGCAGATTATTTTGTCATGGCCACCGGCTTTTCCAGGGTGCAGGTACGGGCAATTTCCCAGTCTGTTCAAGACAAGATAGAAATCGAGTGGCAGCGCCTTCCCTTGCGTGTTGAAGGGCAAGCAGAGGGCAGCTGGGTGCTACTAGACTACGGCGAAGTGATTGTTCACGTCTTGATGGCGAAAGAACGAGAATTTTACAATCTAGAGGCTTTTTGGGGCCACGCCGAACGGATAGAATTTTCAGCAGCCGGCCCAGGGAGAGAGTAG
- the yqeK gene encoding bis(5'-nucleosyl)-tetraphosphatase (symmetrical) YqeK: MRDRVLAWLADNVPPPRLRHILGVEAMAVELADHHGLDAEKAAQAGLMHDLAKYFKPQKLLGMAREEGLEIDSVLEANPHLLHADVSAIVARDQFEVRDAEVLQAIRNHTLGRPAMSLLCCAVFVADSLEPSRGDTAELNAMRQVSRQNLYQAVWRTSDYSLGFLLETRQMIHPRTILTRNWALQLTALQGQKVTSPENRCISA; encoded by the coding sequence ATGCGAGATCGGGTTTTAGCCTGGTTAGCAGATAACGTTCCCCCACCTCGCCTGAGACATATTCTGGGCGTGGAAGCAATGGCGGTCGAGCTAGCCGATCATCACGGTCTTGATGCCGAAAAAGCAGCGCAAGCCGGTTTAATGCACGATCTGGCGAAATATTTTAAGCCCCAAAAACTGTTGGGGATGGCGCGGGAAGAAGGATTGGAGATAGACTCAGTCTTAGAAGCCAATCCGCATTTGCTCCATGCTGATGTCAGTGCCATTGTCGCGAGGGATCAGTTTGAGGTGCGGGACGCGGAAGTCTTGCAAGCTATCCGCAACCACACATTAGGCCGGCCGGCGATGAGTTTGCTTTGTTGTGCGGTGTTTGTCGCTGATAGTTTAGAACCCAGTCGTGGGGACACGGCGGAATTGAACGCCATGCGGCAAGTGAGCCGGCAAAATCTCTATCAAGCAGTTTGGCGAACCAGCGATTATTCGCTAGGATTCTTGTTAGAAACCCGTCAGATGATTCACCCCCGAACCATACTGACCCGAAACTGGGCTTTGCAACTGACAGCCCTTCAAGGGCAGAAAGTCACAAGCCCTGAAAATCGCTGCATTTCTGCATAA
- a CDS encoding glycosyltransferase family 4 protein encodes MRILIYSYNYHPEPIGIAPLMTELAEGLVARGHQLRVVTGMPNYPERRIYQGYQGRWYMTERRNDVTIQRSTLWIRGPHPNLVDRILLDASFVCTSMVHALKSWPPEVILATVPPLPIGLPASMLGWIRQCPVVLNVQDILPEAAVHVGLLKNKAMIGVFESLEKFAYHNAHTISVIADGFVDNLLQKGVPASKIVKISNWVDVNFIRPMPKEDNPFRAAHQLNNKFVVLYSGNIGLTQGLETVIEASVRLRHIPEIAFVIVGEPSAIHELRDYRKACGAPPVLLLPFQDREHLPDLLAGADVALVLQKHNVISFNMPSKIPLHLASGRPIVASVPATGTAAKAVKESGGGIVVPPEDAEALAAAILDLYKNPDKAEAFGRQGRQYAIEHYGFEQALDRYEALFEAVKASTGK; translated from the coding sequence ATGCGTATTTTAATTTATTCCTACAACTACCACCCAGAGCCAATCGGCATCGCCCCCCTGATGACCGAACTGGCAGAAGGTTTAGTGGCGCGAGGCCATCAACTGCGCGTCGTCACCGGGATGCCCAACTATCCGGAACGCCGAATCTACCAAGGCTACCAAGGCCGGTGGTACATGACCGAACGCAGAAACGATGTCACCATCCAGCGCAGCACCCTGTGGATTCGTGGGCCGCATCCTAACCTGGTTGACCGGATATTGCTGGATGCCAGCTTTGTCTGTACCAGCATGGTACACGCCCTCAAAAGTTGGCCGCCGGAAGTCATCTTAGCGACTGTGCCACCCCTGCCCATTGGCTTGCCGGCAAGTATGCTGGGGTGGATTCGCCAGTGTCCTGTCGTGCTTAATGTTCAAGACATTCTGCCAGAAGCCGCCGTCCACGTGGGTTTGCTCAAAAACAAAGCGATGATTGGCGTCTTTGAATCCCTGGAAAAATTTGCCTACCACAACGCACACACGATCAGCGTGATTGCGGATGGATTTGTGGATAATTTGCTCCAGAAGGGAGTGCCGGCCAGTAAAATTGTCAAAATTTCCAACTGGGTTGATGTTAATTTCATCCGCCCGATGCCCAAAGAAGACAACCCCTTCCGCGCCGCCCATCAGCTCAACAACAAATTTGTGGTGCTCTACTCCGGCAATATAGGACTCACCCAAGGCTTAGAAACCGTTATTGAGGCATCCGTCCGCTTGCGCCACATTCCAGAGATTGCCTTTGTGATTGTGGGAGAACCCAGCGCCATTCATGAATTGCGCGATTATCGCAAAGCCTGTGGTGCGCCTCCCGTTTTGCTCTTGCCATTTCAAGACCGCGAACATTTGCCGGATCTTCTGGCAGGGGCTGATGTGGCTTTAGTCTTGCAAAAGCATAATGTGATTTCCTTCAATATGCCGTCCAAGATTCCCCTGCATCTTGCGAGTGGTCGCCCGATCGTGGCCTCGGTTCCCGCCACCGGCACTGCGGCAAAAGCCGTTAAGGAAAGCGGTGGCGGCATCGTCGTGCCTCCAGAAGACGCAGAGGCATTGGCAGCGGCCATTCTAGATTTGTACAAGAATCCCGATAAAGCTGAAGCGTTCGGTCGTCAAGGCCGGCAGTACGCCATCGAGCATTATGGATTTGAGCAAGCTTTAGATCGCTATGAAGCGTTGTTTGAGGCCGTAAAAGCCAGCACCGGCAAATAG
- a CDS encoding KGK domain-containing protein: MPFEPLDDAENVVSIEGGEDAKQLIQRFARTLLITPDLFARFNEVLSNYTGPQWMAEGVKVRLLKLGNLQWVTGRMRFRIIIEFCPDEPEPSPTSELEEFRQ, translated from the coding sequence ATGCCATTTGAACCATTAGATGATGCTGAAAATGTCGTTTCGATAGAAGGGGGAGAAGACGCCAAGCAACTTATTCAACGCTTCGCCAGAACACTTTTAATAACACCAGATTTATTTGCGCGTTTTAATGAAGTCTTAAGCAATTACACAGGCCCGCAGTGGATGGCAGAAGGAGTAAAAGTTAGACTCCTAAAATTAGGAAATCTGCAATGGGTCACAGGAAGGATGAGGTTCAGAATAATTATTGAATTCTGCCCTGATGAACCCGAACCCTCTCCTACCTCCGAGTTAGAAGAGTTCCGTCAATAA
- a CDS encoding KGK domain-containing protein has protein sequence MPFEPIDEGDHVFSIEEKIRLSNNNPDKVYITSDLSKLVSDYVVRNLTGNPQWTTDGVKGRLLKMGSSRWILGKIRIKIAVEFCPDEPPSTSELEEFRQ, from the coding sequence ATGCCATTTGAACCGATAGATGAAGGTGATCACGTTTTCTCCATAGAAGAAAAAATCAGACTTTCTAACAACAATCCAGATAAGGTGTACATAACAAGTGATCTTTCAAAGCTTGTGTCTGATTATGTAGTAAGAAACCTCACGGGGAATCCACAGTGGACGACTGACGGTGTAAAAGGCCGGCTATTGAAAATGGGCAGCTCTCGGTGGATTCTAGGAAAAATAAGGATCAAAATAGCCGTTGAATTCTGCCCTGATGAACCTCCCAGCACCTCAGAGCTGGAAGAGTTCCGTCAATAA
- a CDS encoding winged helix-turn-helix transcriptional regulator has product MESRAHSEKPTCAVETALKVIGGRWKVLIIRELFQGVKRFGELHRAMHGITQKMLTQQLREMEQDGIVHRQVYLQVPPKVEYSLTPLGESLKPVLNSIHEWGIQYEEGKTDHFAE; this is encoded by the coding sequence ATGGAAAGCCGCGCTCACAGCGAGAAACCCACCTGTGCAGTGGAAACCGCCCTCAAAGTCATTGGGGGACGCTGGAAAGTTTTAATTATTCGAGAATTATTTCAAGGAGTCAAACGCTTCGGGGAATTACATCGCGCAATGCACGGCATCACCCAGAAGATGCTCACTCAGCAGTTGCGAGAGATGGAACAAGACGGCATCGTTCACCGGCAAGTTTATTTACAAGTCCCCCCCAAGGTAGAATACTCCCTCACACCCCTAGGAGAATCACTCAAACCCGTTCTCAACTCAATCCACGAATGGGGCATTCAATATGAAGAAGGCAAAACAGACCATTTTGCAGAATAA